The Meiothermus ruber DSM 1279 genome includes the window AATCCTTCCAGGCTCAAATAACCGGCTGCCATGAGCACCATCATATCCTCAATCTCGAGCGCCGGGCGGCTAATGTAGTAGCCGTTGGCGTGGAGGGTGGTTTCGACCGCAAGCCAGGCCGTTCGCTTATTGGCATCGTGAAAAGCGTGGTTCCTGGCCAATCGAAAACCCAGGGCCGCTACTTTGGTAAAGAAGGTGGGATAAGCATCCGCGCCCCCAGCGCTCGCAATAGGTGCGGACAGGGCCGACTGTAGGGCCGCCGCATCCCGAATCCCCTCCAGGCCCCCAAAGCGTACCAGGGCGTTGTGGTGCAGTGTAACAACCAGTTTTCCTGTGGGGTAGCGGTGGCCTTTGTAACGATAGAAGAAGCTAGCGCTGGGCAAGGCCACGTAATACCTCTGCGTTGCGCTCCAGGGCCTCCGCCACAATGCGCTCCTGTTCTTCGAGGGGAGTCTCCTCGAACTCGAGCTCCTCGAGCTGGGGAAGCTCAACGGGTGCAGGAACTTCGAGTTGAATGGGTTGGGTTTTGGCAGTGGACATGGCACTCCTGAGACAAATAAGTATAGCAATGTCCTGCTAGAATATCGAGCGATAGAGGGCTTTTGTGAAATACGCCAGCATCAACGGAACCATCATCGAACACGACAAGGCCAGCCTGCACATCTCCGACCTGGGCCTGCGGCGGGGGTATGCGGTATTCGAGTTTTTCCGCATTTTGCGGGGTGTTCCGGTGTTTCTGGAGGATCACCTCGAGCGCTTCGAGCGCTCGGCCCGGCTGCTGGAGCTTACCCCACCCTTCGGGCGGGAAAAGCTCGAGGGCCTGATTCGGGAGCTGATAGAGCTCAACAACCTGCGGGAAGCCGGCATCCAGATGCTGCTCACCGGGGGCTACTCCCCCGATGCCTTCACCCCCGGCCAGCCCAACCTGATCATCGCGCCCATGGCGGTCACCCCACCCCCAGCCCAGCTCTACCAGCAGGGGGGCAAGGTCATCCTGCACCAGAACCTGCGCGAGCTGCCCGAGGCCAAAACCACCGACTACCTGGTCGCGGTGAAGCTCGCCAAACGGGTGCGGGCCGAGGGGGCCACCGAGGTGATCTATCACGATGGAAAAACCGTGTACGAGGGCGGGCGCAGCAGCCTGTTGATCATCCAGCAGGGCACCCTGATCACCGCCCAGGCGGGCGTGCTGCCGGGCATCACCCGCAAGCACCTGCTGGAGGTGGCCCGTCCGATTTTGCCCATCCAGGAGCGGCCCATCACCCTGGCTGAACTCTACTCCGCCGACGAGGTGCTGCTGACCGGGGCCACCCGGCAGGTCATGCCCATCACCCAGATTGAAGATCGGCGGGTGGGCGATGGGCAGGTAGGGCCTTACAGCCAGCAGTTGATGAAAGCCTTCCAGGAGCACCTCGATGCCTATCTGAACCACCGCATGGTGCTGCGCTGAGCGCAGGGGGCTTGGGAGGGTTGCATACTTTCAGTGCTCTCACGGCCGGAGGGCTTCGGGTTCAGTACACGGTGGGGCCTGGGGGCCGACCTGTTGCTGCCCCCGCGCCCGGGGGCCTCGGCTTTTGCCCGCGGTTCGTACATAGAAGACGGTCTGGCTGTTGCTCTGAGCGTAACCTGGGAGACCTACATCGCTTACCGCTAGGTGGCCTCGACACTGAACGGCGGTGGCGTAGGGTTGGACACGGGGTATTGCTGGCCCATGGCCCTCGAGACCGACCAGGGGTATATCGGGCCCCGCCTATACAGCTACGTGCAGTGCCAGAGTACCAACAACGCCCCCCTGCAGTGCGGTGGGCTGCGCCTGAACCCCGGCTTTAGCATCGGGGCCAACCTCAACCTGGGGCGCTTTGTGGCCGCGCCGGAAATCCCGCTGTTTTTACTGCCTCCGGACGAGGCCTATGCCACCCTCCGCCTGGCTTCGCCGTTCAGTTTTTCGCTGTCTTTCCGTTTTTGAAGGAGGCTAACTGTACTGCGCCTCACGGCAGACGTCCCGAACACCACAGCTACGGCAACGGAAACCGGGGTTGGGTTCCACCACCCCGGTTTTGTACTGGGCGTAGGTCTCCTGCGCTTTGGCCAGTAGGTTCTCGAGCGCCCCCCAGAGCCGTTCGATGGGCTTGCCGTACACCAGCAGCGGGTCGCCCAGCACCGGCCAGGCCCACAGATAAACGCGCTGGACGCGCTTCGGGAAAGTCGAGAGCAGGTAACCGGCGGCCCAGCGCTCACTCCAGCGCTCGCGCACCTGCTGGTCGGCCTTTTCTGCGGGGGTCTCGGGGGCTACAAAGCGGTAGATGTGCACCTCGCCGCCCTTGCGCAAAACCCCGTCCAGCCGCGCTTCCAGCCCCGCACCATTCAGCCTGAAACCCAGGCTGAGCTCGCTCAGCAGGGCGTAGTGGTGGCGCATCCAGCCCTCGGTCTGGGGGAACTGCCGGGCCAGGGCCTCGAGGCGGGCCGGCACCAGCTTCTCGGCCTTGCGCAGCTCGTGCGTCCACTGCTGCCACCACTCCAGCAGTCGCTCGTCCTTGGGGATGAGCTGCTGGGCCCAGAACTGAAAGCTGCACTCGCGGTAGCGCCGCAGGTCTTCCACCCGAGGCGCCCCCAGGCTCGCCCGACCCAAGGGGGCCCGGTAGCCTCCTTGCTGGGCCAGCTCGAGCCGGCTGGCCGGGGGCAGCTTGGGCAGGTAGGGCGGGGTGCTGCCCACCAGCATGGGCTCGGGTTCCAGCGGCCCCTCCTGGCTGGCCTCGGGGTAGGTGATGATCACCTCGTCGGCGCGGGTTTTGAGCTCCTGCAAGAGCAGGCGGTCGCGCCCCAAAAAGCGTTTGGGCAACCCCGCAGCTTGAAGGGCTTGCTCGAGGCCCACCCGCAACTCCTCGGGGACGAAGTAGTCCTCCTGCTCGCCGGTGTTGTAGGCCCCCTCCACCGCATAGGTCAGATAGAGCTTCTTCCAGCGCTGCCCCGAGGCCAGGTTGGGCGTGAGCACCGCCACCCCGCCCGGCGGGCGCTGGGGCTCGTAGGTCTCGGCCAGCAAGGCCGCCCACCAGTGGCGGAAATCGGGGCCCAGGGCGATGCGGTGGGCTTCGTAGGCCCGTTCCAGCAGGCTGACCCGGCGGGGGCTGTGGCGCACCTCGGGCAGCGAGTCCAGCAGCTCCTCGGCCCAGGCCAGCGAGGGGTGGAAGCTGTGGTTCCACCCCCGGCCTTCGAAGAACGAGCCTGCTTCACCGGGGGGCTTCAGGCGCGAGAGCCAGGCCGCCCACAGGTCTTGCATCCCCAGCTCAGCGGCCAGGCGGGTGGTGGCCTCGAGGCCCACCAGGCCGCGCTCGAGCGCCGCTCGGCCCAGCGGGGCCAGGTCGGGCACGGCCATCAGGCGGCTGGGCGTGGGGTAGTCGGGCAGCTCGAGGAGCTCGAGCAACAGCCGCCCCTCGGGGGTGTCGGCGGCGGTGCGAAGCCGGTAATCCACCAGGGGCAGGCCATACTCGTCGGCCAGGGTGAGCAGGGCAGGAATCCGCGACTCCGGCGCCACCACCGCCACATCCAGGGCCGCCAGGCCCTGCGCCAGGTCGCGCTTGATGGCGCGCAGCACCCAGCGGGCCTCGCTCACCGGGTTCTGGGCGCGGTAAACCTGGGCCGGAATTGGGCGCGATTCCAGTGTCTCATCAGGGGCGAGTCCGGGCGGGGCTTCGGGTAAACTAACCCAGACCGGAACATAGCGGGACAGCGCCCGCAACAGCCGCAACTCCTGCACCCCCAGTTCGCGAAAGCCATCCACCACCACCAGGTCGGGCTCGAGCTGCACCGGCCCCTGCGCCAGCAGTTCCAGCGCCCCCGAGCGAAAGTCGTCGTAGTCCCAGCGGCCCAAGGTGGTCTTGAGCTCCTCGTAGCGGGCATATACCTGCCGCAAGCGCCGGGTCTCGGGGCTCTGGTTGGGAATCTCCTCCGGTTTTACCCCGTTGCGCTTGGCCTCGGCGATGGCGCGGGCAAACAGGCGGGCCTCACCGGGCTTGGGAATTGGATTTTCTGAATTCTGCAGGGCCTCCCCCACCAGCGCCACCCGGCCCGGCCCGGTCAGGATGGGCTTCAGGCCATAGCTGGCCGCCAGCAAGCGGTAGTAGAGCTGCTGCGAGGAGAGCACCTCGAGGCCCAGCACCGCGCCTTTTTGGGTGGCCCGGCGGTAGACGTAGGCTTTTTGCGCGGGCAGGCACACCCACCAGACCCGTTGGCGCTGTTGCAAAAAAGACTGGGCCAGCTCGAGCAGGCGGGTGGTCTTGCCGGAAGCCGGGGGGCCAACCAGGAGGTGCATGAGCTCACTATAGCGAGCCGCTCCTGGCTTCGAGAAGTACTAGCGAAGCTCGAGCGGAAACCGCACCACCGAGCGCTGGTAAACCGCCAGCCAGCGAGGGTTGGGGATGGGCTCGAGGTTCTGCCTCAGCAACAACACCCCCACCACCCGGCCCTGGTGGGTCAAAAAGCAGCGGTAGCCGGTGGGAACGGCCACGTACCAGTTACCCAGGCTCAGGCTTTGCGGTAGTTCTCCTAGACCCTGAGACAGCCGGTTGCGCAGCCGAATCGCGTCTTGTAGTGGGCGCTCGAGCGCCACCACCGCAATATCCTCCAGGCCCAGCGGAACCGGCTGCAGGTCGATGTTAACGGTCAGCCGGGCCAGGGCGGCTTCCCCGGTGCCCAGTACCACCCGCAGCAAGAAGCGCTGGGGGGCTACCCGCTCGGCGTAGGCAAACTGGGGGCGCAGGGCCTGAAAAACCCCCTGGCAGCGCTCGAGCACACCCAGCTCAACCGACTGCGCCCAACCCCAGGCCCCCAACACCAGCAAACAAAAACAACGCCTCAAGCTGCCCCCATCGCGGCAATAAAGCCAACCGCCCCCGACCACGGTTCAAAGCAATGCCACCTGCCTTCTATCAATCATCCTTCAGTTCTTCCCCGGCGAGCTCGAGCCCCACAGGCCACTTTACGCGATGTGGCTTAAGCCCACCTGAAAAGGCATCCACCCCAACCCCCGCAGAACCGGCATCTGGGAAGCGCGCCAACCCCAAAGCGCTATAAACCGGCCCCAATGGGTATCCGGCCAGGCGGAGCTTCTCCCTCAGGCCGGCCACCACCTCAAAGCTGCTGAGGAAGGTTCCGGGGTAGTAGTAGCCCAGAATCTGGCGGAAGTCCCAGCCCTGTAATGCCAGCCCTCGAGCCCCCCACTGGCTCATGCCCACCCCGTGGCCGCTGCCCTGTCCAAACACCTGCCAGCCCTCAAAGCGCACACGGGTGGAAGGCAGCCCCAAACCCCGCAGCAGGCGGGTAGACTGTGGTGCATCGAGCTCCACGCTGCCGCTATTCCCCACGATGCGCAGGCGTAGGGGACGGCCGCTCTCACTTACCAGCAGCGGGGTCACCGCCTGCACCACCCCAACCTGCATACCCAGCCCAGCCAGGCCCCGCGCCACCGCTTCGGGCGTCAGGGTACGGCTCCAGCTACTGTTGGGGCTCACCGCAAAGGGGTCGGGCCGGGCTACCAGATAGGGGACGGTGTTGCCCCAGACTTCAGCGGAAGCCGCTGTGTAGCCGCCTGAGTCGGCATGGTAGACCGCGGTAATTGGTTTTTGGTTGAAGCTCACGATCAGCGAGCGGGTAGCATACACCGCGCTCGAGTGCCGGGGGTTTTCCGCCGAGCGCCCCAGATAAACCTGACAGCGCTCGGTAGCGCATAGATCGTAGAGGCCCCGGGGATTAAGCCGGTATAAGGCAAAAGTACGGGCCAGGATGGCCTGGGCTTGCAAGACCGCGTCCGGGAAAGAGGCCGGCACCTCGGCCGGCACAACCCCCAGCAGGTAGTCTTCGAGCCAGACCCGGTTGACCAGCAACACCCGCCCCGCCTGCCACACCGCCAGCAGGTTTCCCCGGTAGCTACGGCCCTCCAAGGCAAAACCTTCAGCGGCCACAAACTCAACCCACGGGCCCGCGCTAAGCCCATCCACCAACACCTCGCCCGGGCCGGCCGTTACTCGAAACTGGCCCGTGCCCACATCTCGAGCCCCATAGGCTGTCTGCTGCCGGTGAGGCCCCAGTCGAACGGTAGCCGACGGGGCTTCGGCCAACAAAACCCGCAGCAGCAGGTCTGGCTGGGCTTGTGCAAACCCCAGCAGGAGCAGCCCCATCCATAAAACGCGCCTCATAGCAACCTTCCTCAAGTATAGGCTCACCGCCAAGACGGTCGCGTTCATCTGGCCTTGAGGTCGAGCAGCAGGCGCCCAATGCCCCGGTGCATAGCAGGTACAATCAGCCTACAGAAGCGGCACAATCCACCCTGCGCTGCCCGGTGGGGTTGTGCATTTCATTCTGTTGTGGGATACTCTTATTAGTAATGATTACTATTTTCATATCGAGCGAAAGGATCCTTCCATGAATGCAGTCTTCACGCCGTCCACAACGATACAAACCCAACGGCCACCGTTTTGGAGCCACGAGGTCAACCGGGGGTTTTTACTCTCCGGCCTCACCCTGCTGGGTGTGGTGGGGGGCTTTCTGGCTAAAGGCTATGGGCTGGGTTGGCTGCAAGACGGCCTGTGGGCGCTGGCTTTTTTAGCAGGTGGAATACCGGCAGCGCACAAAGCCATCCTGAGCCTGGTACAGCAGCGGAAGCTGGACGTGGATCTCCTGATGGTGGTAGCAGCCCTGGGCGCGGCCTCAGTGGGCCAGGCGGGGGATGGGGCCATCCTGCTTTTTTTGTTCAGCCTCTCCAACACCCTGCAAAGCTGGGCCATGAACCGCACCCGACGGGCCATCGAGGCCCTCATGACCCTGCACCCCGAAGGGGCCAATGTATTACTCCCCGACGGAAGCGAGCAGTGGAAGCCATTGGATGCTCTATCGCCCGGCGACATCCTGGTCGTGCGCCCCGGTGAGCGTTTCGCCGCCGACGGCCTGGTGGTGGATGGGTACACCGACGTCGACGAAAGCGCCCTTACCGGCGAGAGCGTTCCGGTAGACAAAAAACCCGGTGATCCTGTAAGAAGCGGTACCCTCAACGGACACGGAGTGGTGCGGGTGCGGGTTGAGCGTCCGGCCAGCGAAAGCACCCTGGCCAAGCTGATCAAGCTGGTGGAAAACGCCCAGGCTAGCAAAAGCCGTACCGAACGTTTCGCTGAGCGTTTCGAGGGTCCTTACACCATTGCAGTACTGCTCTCGGCCCCGGTGGTGTTCGCGGTGGCCCACCTGGTGTTTGGCCTCGAGGCGGCTCAAGCCTGGTACCGCGCCATGACCTTCCTGGTGGTGGCCAGCCCCTGCGCGGTGGTCATTGCCACGCCAGCCGCGGTGCTGTCGGCTATGGCTGCCGGCGCCCGGGCCGGGGCGCTATTCAAAAGCGGAGCAGCTTTGGAAGCTCTGGCCAAAGCCAACATCTTTGTCTTTGATAAAACTGGCACCCTCACCGAAGGGCGCATGAAGCTGGTGCAGGTCGTCGTGCTGCAAGGCAGCGAGGCTGAGGCCAGAGCCCTGGCAGCCGGAATTGAGCGCTACAGCGAGCACCCCATCGCCCAGGCCATCGCCCAGAGCTGGGAGGGCCCCACCCCAGCGATCAGCCAGGTACGGGCCATACGGGGCCACGGGGTGGTGGGGGCTCTGGCCGACGGCACGCCGGTCTGGGTGGGCAACCGCCGTCTTTTAACCAGCCTGGAGGTGGGCCTCGAGCCCCCGGTCGAGCGTCAGCTCGAGGCCATGGAAAACCAAGGCCTGACCACCGCCATTCTGGGCCTAGATCGTCGTATCGTGGCTTTGTTGGGTGTGGCCGATACCCCCCGCCCAGAGGCCGCCCAGGCCATCGCCAAGCTCCAGCGACAGGGCGCGCGGGTCATCATGCTCACCGGCGATCGCAAGGCCGTGGCGCAGAATATCGCTGCACAGGTGGGCATTTCAGAGGTCTACGCCGAGCTTTTACCCGAGGACAAGCTCGAGCGCATCCAGCAACTCCGCCAAGAAGGCACAGTGGTCATGGTTGGGGACGGCCTTAACGACGCCCCTGCGCTCAACGCTGCCGACGTGGGGGTCTCGATGGCCGCAGGTGCCGATGTTTCACTGGAGAGCGCCGATCTGGTGCTTATGAAAAACGACCTCAACCGCCTGGTCGGGGCTCAGCAACTGGCCCGCGCCACCGCCCGCACCGTCTATTTCAACCTGAGCTTTGCCCTTGGCATCATCATCGTGGTGGGGGCTTTTGCCCTGGCCGGCCAGGTACCCCTCCCGCTGGGGGTGGTGGCCCACGAGGGCGGCACGGTGTTTGTGGTCTTGGTCGGCCTGCGTCTACTGGCCCACCGGCTGGGCAACTAGCCGCGCCTCCAAGGCCCGGACACCTGCCCATAAACAGCAATCCGGGGGTTTGGTTCCCCCGGATTCTGCGTCCCTGACTTGGTGGAGCTGAGGGGATTCGAACCCCTGACCTTCTGAATGCCATTCAGACGCGCTCCCAACTGCGCCACAGCCCCGCGCGAACAGCAATGGAAAGTATAGGGGGCCAGCGCCAACTCGTCAAGCCTGGTCGGCGGGGTGGCATCTGAGCAGGTTGGTAAGATACAGGCATTATGGCAGACAACACACGGGCTTTGATGGAGGAGCTACTGGCCGAGATGGAAGAACGGCGCAAGCGCATCATCGCTGGCGGAGGGCCGGAACGACTGAAAAAACAGCACGAAGCCGGCAAGATGACGGCCCGTGAGCGCATTGAATACCTGCTCGACCCAGATAGCTTTGTTGAGCTGCAACCCTTCGCCGAGCACCCGGAAAGCGAGCTAATGCGTGGGATTCAGGCCCCCGCCGATGGGGTGGTTACCGGCTATGGTCAGATCGGGGGCCGTACGGTTTTCGTTTTTAGTCAGGATTTTACCGTGCTGGGCGGGAGCCTGGGCAAAACCCACGGACAAAAAATAGCCCGTCTGATGGATATGGCGGTCAAGGTGGGCGCGCCCATCATCGGCCTCAACGACTCG containing:
- a CDS encoding type II toxin-antitoxin system death-on-curing family toxin; its protein translation is MALPSASFFYRYKGHRYPTGKLVVTLHHNALVRFGGLEGIRDAAALQSALSAPIASAGGADAYPTFFTKVAALGFRLARNHAFHDANKRTAWLAVETTLHANGYYISRPALEIEDMMVLMAAGYLSLEGFRAFLLMACNQDYTDPHL
- a CDS encoding aminotransferase class IV, translating into MKYASINGTIIEHDKASLHISDLGLRRGYAVFEFFRILRGVPVFLEDHLERFERSARLLELTPPFGREKLEGLIRELIELNNLREAGIQMLLTGGYSPDAFTPGQPNLIIAPMAVTPPPAQLYQQGGKVILHQNLRELPEAKTTDYLVAVKLAKRVRAEGATEVIYHDGKTVYEGGRSSLLIIQQGTLITAQAGVLPGITRKHLLEVARPILPIQERPITLAELYSADEVLLTGATRQVMPITQIEDRRVGDGQVGPYSQQLMKAFQEHLDAYLNHRMVLR
- a CDS encoding SpoIID/LytB domain-containing protein, with the protein product MRRVLWMGLLLLGFAQAQPDLLLRVLLAEAPSATVRLGPHRQQTAYGARDVGTGQFRVTAGPGEVLVDGLSAGPWVEFVAAEGFALEGRSYRGNLLAVWQAGRVLLVNRVWLEDYLLGVVPAEVPASFPDAVLQAQAILARTFALYRLNPRGLYDLCATERCQVYLGRSAENPRHSSAVYATRSLIVSFNQKPITAVYHADSGGYTAASAEVWGNTVPYLVARPDPFAVSPNSSWSRTLTPEAVARGLAGLGMQVGVVQAVTPLLVSESGRPLRLRIVGNSGSVELDAPQSTRLLRGLGLPSTRVRFEGWQVFGQGSGHGVGMSQWGARGLALQGWDFRQILGYYYPGTFLSSFEVVAGLREKLRLAGYPLGPVYSALGLARFPDAGSAGVGVDAFSGGLKPHRVKWPVGLELAGEELKDD
- a CDS encoding heavy metal translocating P-type ATPase: MNAVFTPSTTIQTQRPPFWSHEVNRGFLLSGLTLLGVVGGFLAKGYGLGWLQDGLWALAFLAGGIPAAHKAILSLVQQRKLDVDLLMVVAALGAASVGQAGDGAILLFLFSLSNTLQSWAMNRTRRAIEALMTLHPEGANVLLPDGSEQWKPLDALSPGDILVVRPGERFAADGLVVDGYTDVDESALTGESVPVDKKPGDPVRSGTLNGHGVVRVRVERPASESTLAKLIKLVENAQASKSRTERFAERFEGPYTIAVLLSAPVVFAVAHLVFGLEAAQAWYRAMTFLVVASPCAVVIATPAAVLSAMAAGARAGALFKSGAALEALAKANIFVFDKTGTLTEGRMKLVQVVVLQGSEAEARALAAGIERYSEHPIAQAIAQSWEGPTPAISQVRAIRGHGVVGALADGTPVWVGNRRLLTSLEVGLEPPVERQLEAMENQGLTTAILGLDRRIVALLGVADTPRPEAAQAIAKLQRQGARVIMLTGDRKAVAQNIAAQVGISEVYAELLPEDKLERIQQLRQEGTVVMVGDGLNDAPALNAADVGVSMAAGADVSLESADLVLMKNDLNRLVGAQQLARATARTVYFNLSFALGIIIVVGAFALAGQVPLPLGVVAHEGGTVFVVLVGLRLLAHRLGN